The proteins below are encoded in one region of Girardinichthys multiradiatus isolate DD_20200921_A chromosome 19, DD_fGirMul_XY1, whole genome shotgun sequence:
- the c19h14orf28 gene encoding uncharacterized protein C14orf28 homolog yields the protein MESRFSGVLKDIEELSRFSNTENNFHTERSKTLFEEIRASINNNDEEDRSFWRPVLPWGGVFTIKAGRKAISCIPLYVEVQLKNTCTIDGFLMILYVILRDNQGFHRELAVFLGKQFVDHFLHLMDSCDYTTVKMLWIWNRMSKRQYRSEIHQAALEIDLFGNEHENFTENLEDLMSTTQESLCTNRDCPGRFQKVKKTTFNISPPHELPHKDPIRSAVDEFFCPKLLLCLERGCDGLRDFCQRVFCHGPPPFVILNMQQWRSEDLSYVPYHLAICRHRYLLEGATLFNKKEHHYSAAFQIDGCWMHYDGLRSDNLILLHKPPELLLLSSLVYIRASDK from the exons ATGGAGAGTAGATTCAGTGGTGTTTTGAAAGACATCGAAGAGCTCTCGCGATTTTCAAACACCGAGAACAACTTCCACACCGAAAG GTCTAAGACGCTTTTTGAGGAAATTCGTGCCTCCATTAACAACAATGACGAGGAGGACCGCTCCTTTTGGCGGCCCGTGCTGCCTTGGGGAGGCGTCTTCACCATAAAGGCAGGGCGCAAAGCCATATCCTGCATCCCTCTGTACGTGGAGGTCCAACTGAAGAACACATGCACCATCGATGGCTTCCTCATGATCCTGTATGTGATCCTGCGAGACAACCAGGGCTTCCACAGGGAGCTGGCCGTCTTCCTGGGGAAGCAGTTCGTGGATCATTTCCTCCACTTGATGGACTCCTGTGACTACACCACAGTTAAGATGCTGTGGATCTGGAACAGGATGTCTAAGAGACAGTACCGCTCAGAGATCCATCAGGCTGCCCTGGAGATCGACCTGTTCGGGAACGAACACGAGAACTTCACAGAGAACCTGGAGGACCTTATGTCTACCACTCAGGAGAGCCTGTGCACCAACCGTGACTGCCCAGGTCGCTTTCAAAAAGTCAAGAAAACCACATTCAACATCAG CCCTCCTCATGAGCTTCCTCACAAAGACCCGATCCGGTCCGCAGTGGATGAATTCTTCTGCCCCAAACTCCTACTCTGCTTAGAGCGAGG ATGTGATGGCTTAAGGGACTTTTGTCAGAGGGTTTTCTGCCACGGCCCTCCACCTTTTGTTATTCTCAACATGCAGCAGTGGAGGTCAGAGGATCTGTCCTATGTCCCTTACCACCTGGCTATTTGCCGGCACAG ATACCTACTAGAGGGCGCCACACTTTTCAACAAGAAGGAGCATCATTACTCTGCAGCTTTCCAGATAGACGGCTGCTGGATGCACTATGACGGTCTGAGGAGCGATAATCTGATCCTGCTGCATAAGCCCCCGGAGCTCCTGCTGCTGTCCTCCTTGGTCTACATCCGTGCATCAGATAAGTGA